The Pecten maximus chromosome 11, xPecMax1.1, whole genome shotgun sequence genome has a segment encoding these proteins:
- the LOC117337830 gene encoding ceramide kinase-like: MPYVLTANGKADSDCIVSERELRITTQGGKSKELTIALDDVIGIETNDIELNASINQSKTTKPKWLCKVHYITRKKLVWKQNTLCVTGQVEECRRFLSDLQLHFQKVCGQRPKRLLVLVNPISGGRYGQSNSRRILPLFELARITCDVKVSERAKHFEEMVSEYDLTTVDGIVIFGGDGSFSEVLARLLRVTHQKAGLNYNDMNGPFTSNTIPIGVIPSGTGNGISVTQYGHYDTVTAALHVIKGNTVKIPLMAEYCDDELLGYATVVTCYGLFADMMYYTDKQRWMRRARYAVMPFYMMFLKSQRLFDAEITLTGSQLSAADDTEGSKKEEKLAGEFSLVAFFPAKAFGVTEGEVLTLIFRRTPKSHFFRLIVKMMKREMLTEEDFPTLTIRQPSSVRIKVNPRDLGDNNFLNYLMNIDGEIHTMKKADVRVKLLSDAVNVFSSLHLYPDPDSQSPASTTASKSPSEACASDN; encoded by the exons AATTAACAATCGCGCTAGATGACGTCATAGGAATAGAGACAAATGACATCGAGCTGAATGCCtccatcaaccaatcaaaaacTACAAAACCAAAATGGTTGTGTAAGGTCCACTACATTACGAGGAAGAAGTTAGTGTGGAAACAGAACACCTTGTGTGTAACAGGACAGGTGGAGGAGTGTCGGAGGTTCCTCTCCGATCTACAGCTACACTTCCAGAAAG TGTGCGGCCAGCGCCCAAAGCGCCTCCTGGTGTTGGTGAACCCGATAAGTGGTGGTAGATATGGGCAAAGTAACTCTAGACGAATACTGCCCTTGTTTGAACTCGCTCGCATTACTTGCGACGTAAAAG taTCGGAAAGAGCGAAACACTTCGAGGAGATGGTTTCTGAGTATGATCTGACCACGGTAGACGG TATAGTGATTTTCGGAGGAGATGGCTCATTCTCTGAAGTCCTAGCCAGGCTACTTAGAGTTACCCATCAGAAGGCAGGTCTTAACTATAATGATATGAATGGACCATTTACCTCCAATACCATACCCATAGGAGTAATACCTTCTG GAACAGGAAATGGTATATCTGTAACGCAGTACGGACACTATGACACTGTTACTGCTGCCCTCCACGTCATCAAAG GAAACACTGTTAAGATTCCATTAATGGCGGAGTACTGTGATGACGAACTGCTGGGCTATGCCACGGTGGTTACTTGCTACGGCCTATTCGCAGACATGATGTATTATACGGACAAACAACGCTGGATGAGAAGAGCTCGTTACGCAG TCATGCCGTTCTACATGATGTTTCTGAAATCTCAGAGGCTCTTCGATGCTGAAATAACACTAACTGGCAg TCAACTCAGTGCAGCAGATGATACAGAGGGCTCCAAAAAAGAAG aaAAATTGGCAGGGGAGTTCAGTTTGGTAGCATTTTTTCCTGCAAAAGCTTTTGGAGTTACAGAAGGTGAAGTCCTTACTTTGATATTCCGACGTACCCCCAAATCACACTTTTTTCGTCTTATCGTCAAAATGATGAAAAGAGAAATGTTAACG GAAGAGGATTTCCCTACACTAACAATACGACAGCCTTCCAGCGTCAGGATAAAGGTTAATCCAAGGGATTTAGGCGACAACAATTTCCTCAACTACCTCATGAATATTGATGGAGAAATACACACAATGAAAAAGGCCGATGTGAGAGTAAA ACTACTATCGGACGCAGTAAACGTGTTTTCCTCGCTTCATCTGTACCCCGACCCTGATTCACAGTCGCCTGCATCAACAACAGCGTCGAAGTCACCATCTGAGGCGTGTGCTTCCGACAACTGA